CTCCTTGTCGAGCTCCTCGTCGTACGCCTCGTCGTACGCCTCGTCGCGTTCGCCGGCCTCGGGGAGGGTGTGCAGTTCGTCCTGGAGGTCGGCCATGACGGTCTCCGTACGTCGATCAGCAGTACGGTCACCGTCCCACGACCGGGGGTGCGCTACCTGGTGGGCGGGGCGTTCGGGGTATCCCCGGAGCAGGTGCCCTCAGTCGTGGTAGTGGTAACGGGCCTTGAGGATCTTCACTTCCTTGTCGTCCGCCCGGTAGACCAGCCGATGCTCGTCGTCGATCCGACGGGACCAGTAGCCGGACAGATCGCCCTTGAGGGGCTCTGGCTTGCCGATGCCGGTGAACGGATCGCGCTGGATCTCGCCGACCAGTCGGGTGATCCGACGGGCCATCCTGCGGTCCGAACCGAGCCGGAACAGGAAGTCCTCCCAGGCGTCCGGGTCGAAGTGGACGCTCCTCACTCGTCCCCCGCCAGGTCCTGCATTTCCTCGACGGTCTTGCCGACCGTGACCGCACCCGCCTTGTCCCGGGCGACGGCTTCCATGAGGCGCCGCGCGTTCGCAGGGGAACGCAGCAGGTAGATGGTCTCCTGCCAGGATTCGAAGTCGTCCGCGGACATCAGCACGGCGTCACCGCCCTTGGAACTGATGCGCACCGGCGTGTGATCGTCGTTGACGCGCTTGATGAGGGGGAACAAGTCCCGGCGGGCTTCACTGGCGCTTATGGTCATCTGCGAACCACCCCTTCGACGACACCCTGACCGGTACCGAAAAAATGTACCGCACCGGTACGGCTTTCCGGTACCGGCGAGCCCCTCTTCAGCCGTCCAGGGACTCGAGCGTCGCGTTGGACGGGGGGCGGGTCGTGCGGAGGTCTTGGGCCACGTCTTCTGCCGCGCCGAGGACTCGTAGCGCGTTCTGCCAGGTCAGTTTGGCGAGGTCGGTGGTGGACCAGCCGCGGTCGAGGAGTTCCGCGATCAGGTTGGGGTAGCCGGAGACGTCGGTCAGGCCGTCGGGGGTGAAGGCCGTGCCGTCGTAGTCGCCGCCGATGCCGAGGTGGTCGACGCCGGCGGCCTCGCGCATGTGGTCGAGGTGGTCGGCGACCGTGGCGACGGTGGCGACCGGGCGGGGGCGCCGTTCCTCGAAGGCGCGGTGGACCTTCATCGCCTCGGGGGTGGTGGCCAGGTGGTGGAAGCCGTGGGCGCGCATGTTGTCGTCGGCCTCGGCCGTCCAGTCGACCGCCGCCTGGAGGACGAACTTCGGCACGAACGTCACCATCGCCATGCCGCCGTTGCCGGGCAGCCGCTCCAGGACGTCGTCCGGGATGTTGCGGGGGTGGTCGCAGACGGCGCGGGCGGAGGAGTGGGAGAAGATCACCGGCGCGACGGACGTGTCGAGCGCGTCGCGCATCGTCGTCGCCGCCACGTGCGAGAGGTCGACCAGCATGCCCTCGCGGTTCATCTCGCGCACGACCGCGCGGCCGAAGGCGGACAGGCCGCCGACCCCGGGCTCGTCGGTCGCGGAGTCCGCCCACGCGGTGTTGTCGTTGTGGGTGAGGGTCAGGTAGCGGACGCCGAGCGCGTACAGGGCGCGCAGGGTGGCCAGGGAGTTGTCGATCGAGTGGCCGCCCTCGGCGCCCATGAGGGAGGCGATACGGCCCTCCGCGCGCGCCGCCGCCATGTCGGCGGCCGTCAGCGCGCTCTTCAGGTCCTGCGGGTGCCGTGCGATCAACTGCCGTACGCAGTCGATCTGTTCGAGCGTCGCCGTCACCGCGTCGGGCAGGTCGGAGCGCACGTACACCGACCAGTACTGCGCGCCGACCCCGCCCTCGCGCAGCCGCGGGATGTCCGTGTGCAGGTGGGCGTTCTGCGGTGTGGCGATGTCGCGGGCGTCGAGGTCGTAGCGGACCTGTTCGCGCAGCGCCCAGGGCAGGTCGTTGTGGCCGTCGACGACCGGGAACTCGCGCAGGAGTTCCCGGGCCGCGTCCAGGGAGGTCGGCTCCGTCACGTCGCCGTCACTTCCCGAAGCCGAAGCCGCCGCCGGCCCCCTCGACCTTGGCGCGCAGGCGCTTGCCCTTCTCGGTGGCCTGGTCGTTCAGCTCCTGCTGGAACTCCCGCATCCGGCCGAGCAGTTCCTCGTCGTGGGTGGCGAGGATGCGGGCGGCGAGCAGGCCCGCGTTGCGCGCGCCGGCCACGGAGACGGTCGCGACCGGGACGCCGGCCGGCATCTGCACGATCGACAGCAGGCTGTCCATGCCGTCCAGGTACTTCAGGGGCACGGGCACGCCGATGACGGGCAGCGGGGTGACGGAGGCGAGCATGCCGGGCAGGTGGGCCGCGCCGCCCGCGCCCGCGATGATCACCTTGAGCCCGCGGCCGTCCGCCTGCTCGCCGTACGCGATCATCTCGCGGGGCATGCGGTGCGCGGAGACGACGTCGACCTCGTACGCGATCTCGAACTCGTCGAGGGCCTGGGCGGCGGCCTCCATGACGGGCCAGTCGGAGTCCGACCCCATGACGATGCCGACGACAGGGCCCGCAGGGCTGGTAGGGCTCATTCGGTGATCGTGCCTCTCAGGTAACCGGCTGCGTGACGTGCGCGTTCGAGGACGTCGTCCAGGTCGTCGCCGTAGGTGTTGACGTGGCCGACCTTGCGGCCGGGCTTCACGTCCTTGCCGTACATGTGGATCTTCAGCCGGGGGTCGCGGGCCATGCAGTGCAGGTACGCGGAGTACATGTCCGGGTAGTCGCCGCCAAGAACGTTACACATGACGGTCCATGTGTCACGTTTGCGTGGATCGCCCAGGGGGAGGTCCAGGACCGCGCGGAGGTGGTTGGCGAACTGGGACGTGATCGCGCCGTCCTGCGTCCAGTGGCCCGAGTTGTGCGGGCGCATCGCGAGCTCGTTGACGAGGATGCGGCCGTCGCGGGTCTCGAAGAGCTCGACCGCGAGGTGGCCGACCACGCCCAGTTCCTTGGCGATGCGCAGCGCCATCTCCTCGGCGCGCAGCGCGAGCGCCTCGTCCAGACCGGGGGCGGGGGCTATGACGGTGTCGCAGACGCCGTTCACCTGCCGCGACTCGACCACCGGGTAGGCGACCGCCTGGCCGTGCGGGGAACGTACGACGTTGGCGGCGAGCTCGCGGACGTAGTCGACCTTCTCCTCCGCCAGGACCGGCACGCCGGCCCGGAAGGGGTCCTCCGCCTCCGCCACGCTGCCGACGACCCACACGCCCTTGCCGTCGTAGCCGCCCCGGACGGTCTTCAGGACCACCGGGAAGCCCTCCCCCTCGGCGGCGAACGCGGCGACGTCCGCCGGGTCCGTCACGATCCGGTGCCTCGGGCACGGAACGCCGATCGCGTCGAGCTTCGCGCGCATCACCCCCTTGTCCTGGGCGTGCACCAGCGCGTCGGGGCCCGGGCGGACGGGGATGCCGTCCGCCTCCAGCGCCCTGAGGTGCTCGGTGGGTACATGTTCGTGATCGAAAGTGATCACATCGCACCCGCGCGCGAACTCACGCAGCGTGTCGAGATCGCGGTAGTCGCCGATGACGACATCGCTCACGACCTGCGCCGCGGAATCCTGTGG
The Streptomyces sp. NBC_01485 genome window above contains:
- a CDS encoding type II toxin-antitoxin system Phd/YefM family antitoxin, which produces MTISASEARRDLFPLIKRVNDDHTPVRISSKGGDAVLMSADDFESWQETIYLLRSPANARRLMEAVARDKAGAVTVGKTVEEMQDLAGDE
- a CDS encoding dipeptidase; protein product: MTEPTSLDAARELLREFPVVDGHNDLPWALREQVRYDLDARDIATPQNAHLHTDIPRLREGGVGAQYWSVYVRSDLPDAVTATLEQIDCVRQLIARHPQDLKSALTAADMAAARAEGRIASLMGAEGGHSIDNSLATLRALYALGVRYLTLTHNDNTAWADSATDEPGVGGLSAFGRAVVREMNREGMLVDLSHVAATTMRDALDTSVAPVIFSHSSARAVCDHPRNIPDDVLERLPGNGGMAMVTFVPKFVLQAAVDWTAEADDNMRAHGFHHLATTPEAMKVHRAFEERRPRPVATVATVADHLDHMREAAGVDHLGIGGDYDGTAFTPDGLTDVSGYPNLIAELLDRGWSTTDLAKLTWQNALRVLGAAEDVAQDLRTTRPPSNATLESLDG
- a CDS encoding 5-(carboxyamino)imidazole ribonucleotide synthase; translation: MTFPVVGMVGGGQLARMTHEAGIPLGIRFKLLSDTPQDSAAQVVSDVVIGDYRDLDTLREFARGCDVITFDHEHVPTEHLRALEADGIPVRPGPDALVHAQDKGVMRAKLDAIGVPCPRHRIVTDPADVAAFAAEGEGFPVVLKTVRGGYDGKGVWVVGSVAEAEDPFRAGVPVLAEEKVDYVRELAANVVRSPHGQAVAYPVVESRQVNGVCDTVIAPAPGLDEALALRAEEMALRIAKELGVVGHLAVELFETRDGRILVNELAMRPHNSGHWTQDGAITSQFANHLRAVLDLPLGDPRKRDTWTVMCNVLGGDYPDMYSAYLHCMARDPRLKIHMYGKDVKPGRKVGHVNTYGDDLDDVLERARHAAGYLRGTITE
- the purE gene encoding 5-(carboxyamino)imidazole ribonucleotide mutase, coding for MSPTSPAGPVVGIVMGSDSDWPVMEAAAQALDEFEIAYEVDVVSAHRMPREMIAYGEQADGRGLKVIIAGAGGAAHLPGMLASVTPLPVIGVPVPLKYLDGMDSLLSIVQMPAGVPVATVSVAGARNAGLLAARILATHDEELLGRMREFQQELNDQATEKGKRLRAKVEGAGGGFGFGK
- a CDS encoding Txe/YoeB family addiction module toxin, with protein sequence MRSVHFDPDAWEDFLFRLGSDRRMARRITRLVGEIQRDPFTGIGKPEPLKGDLSGYWSRRIDDEHRLVYRADDKEVKILKARYHYHD